One part of the Aestuariirhabdus haliotis genome encodes these proteins:
- the trmA gene encoding tRNA (uridine(54)-C5)-methyltransferase TrmA → MTLGRTYPEQYSQQLADKARELETQFAELNPPELEVFASEPEHFRMRAEFRIWHEGDRSFYAMHDPEQPHKPVEIRDFPIASQLINTHLQTLIDAVCQEPILRHRLFQVEFLSTQSGQLLITLIYHKQLNDDWLVAAKKLRAKLGVDLIGRARKQKICLDRDFVDETLQVKGKAYHYQQVENSFTQPNAGVCEKMLGWALDASQNATGDLLELYCGNANFTVVLAQNFDRVLATEISKTSVNSARLNFERNSISNVEVVRMSSEEFTQAMNKERPFRRLRHIDLDSYHFSTIFVDPPRAGLDAETEKLVQRFDRVIYISCNPDTLRNNLDRLCQSHRIERFALFDQFPYSHHREAGVILQRR, encoded by the coding sequence ATGACACTGGGCCGCACTTACCCCGAGCAGTACTCGCAACAACTGGCCGACAAAGCCCGAGAGCTCGAAACTCAATTTGCCGAGCTAAATCCTCCCGAACTGGAAGTATTCGCTTCCGAACCCGAACACTTTCGCATGCGCGCCGAGTTCCGTATCTGGCATGAGGGAGATCGCAGTTTTTACGCCATGCACGATCCGGAACAGCCCCATAAGCCGGTTGAGATTCGCGATTTCCCCATCGCCAGCCAGTTAATCAATACCCATCTGCAAACCTTGATCGACGCCGTTTGCCAGGAACCGATTCTGCGTCATCGACTGTTTCAGGTTGAATTCCTCAGCACCCAATCGGGACAGTTATTGATCACCCTGATCTACCACAAGCAACTGAATGACGACTGGCTCGTCGCGGCGAAAAAGCTGCGCGCCAAACTGGGAGTGGACCTGATCGGTCGCGCTCGTAAGCAGAAGATTTGTCTGGATCGGGATTTTGTCGATGAAACTCTGCAAGTCAAAGGCAAGGCGTATCATTATCAGCAGGTCGAAAACAGTTTCACTCAGCCCAATGCCGGTGTCTGCGAAAAAATGTTGGGCTGGGCGCTGGACGCCAGCCAAAATGCCACCGGTGATCTGCTGGAACTGTACTGCGGTAATGCCAACTTCACCGTCGTGCTGGCCCAGAATTTTGACCGGGTATTGGCCACCGAAATTTCCAAAACCTCGGTCAATTCGGCACGACTGAATTTCGAGCGCAACAGCATCAGCAATGTTGAGGTGGTGCGCATGTCGAGCGAAGAGTTTACCCAGGCCATGAACAAGGAGCGGCCGTTTCGTCGACTGCGCCACATCGATCTCGACAGCTACCACTTCAGCACTATTTTCGTCGACCCGCCTCGTGCCGGCCTTGATGCTGAAACCGAAAAGCTGGTACAGCGCTTCGATCGGGTGATCTATATCTCCTGCAATCCCGATACCCTGCGCAACAATCTGGATCGGCTGTGCCAGAGCCATCGCATCGAACGCTTCGCCCTGTTCGACCAGTTTCCCTACAGCCACCACCGCGAAGCCGGCGTTATCCTCCAGCGCCGATAA
- a CDS encoding prepilin-type N-terminal cleavage/methylation domain-containing protein encodes MQTDLPKLNLQSGFTLIELVVVIVILAIVAAFALPRFSDLSRSSRVATLEGIEGAMRSTISIVRSKAYVNGLSIAAANPGNQSAYLVTTEAGVSEVDWRNLCPESQAELGDSLSMSEHIGLSESGGLTTIISNRYTRVGYDIQGSGPPTTNGCYVTYDSFGDPNCTVTLVITDC; translated from the coding sequence GTGCAAACCGACCTGCCCAAATTAAACCTGCAATCCGGTTTTACCCTGATTGAATTGGTTGTAGTTATTGTGATTCTGGCTATTGTGGCAGCGTTTGCACTGCCGCGTTTTAGCGATCTCTCCCGTTCTTCCCGTGTGGCCACCCTTGAAGGTATCGAGGGGGCCATGCGCTCTACGATCAGTATTGTTCGCAGTAAAGCCTATGTGAATGGGCTTTCTATCGCAGCGGCTAATCCTGGCAATCAGTCGGCCTATCTGGTGACAACCGAGGCGGGGGTTTCCGAGGTGGACTGGAGAAATCTATGTCCGGAAAGCCAGGCCGAGCTGGGGGATAGCCTGAGCATGTCGGAACATATCGGCTTGTCAGAATCGGGTGGACTCACGACGATCATCAGTAATCGATACACTCGGGTGGGGTACGATATTCAGGGCAGTGGGCCACCCACTACAAACGGATGTTATGTTACCTACGATTCATTCGGCGACCCCAATTGCACGGTAACGCTGGTTATTACCGATTGTTAA
- a CDS encoding PBPRA1643 family SWIM/SEC-C metal-binding motif protein, whose protein sequence is MSDKFFFKGRQDSRQHHTDYDYQPKSSHKSGSKKNPLNLVVTSEARQQEVEAQLAEAGLFADIRLDSSEGAVESIGELTALLHKGETVKLEKTPSRNDPCSCGSGKKYKKCCG, encoded by the coding sequence ATGTCAGATAAGTTTTTCTTTAAAGGCCGCCAGGATTCCCGGCAGCACCATACCGACTACGATTACCAGCCCAAAAGCAGCCATAAGTCGGGTAGCAAAAAGAACCCCCTGAACCTGGTAGTTACCAGTGAAGCTCGCCAGCAGGAAGTTGAGGCGCAGTTGGCGGAAGCGGGTTTGTTCGCCGATATTCGTCTCGATAGCAGCGAGGGTGCGGTGGAATCCATTGGCGAGCTGACGGCGCTGTTGCACAAGGGGGAAACGGTGAAGCTGGAGAAAACCCCTTCACGAAATGATCCCTGCAGTTGCGGTAGCGGTAAAAAATACAAAAAGTGCTGCGGTTAA